Proteins from a genomic interval of Taeniopygia guttata chromosome 35, bTaeGut7.mat, whole genome shotgun sequence:
- the LOC115492324 gene encoding TOG array regulator of axonemal microtubules protein 2-like, with the protein MKEFSHQWSQLSGQALLDVAECIAELVEWVYARSPEVVQRYALPVLWSFLDNKALPVRSANIRTVATKLALALYEAMGNKLKKCAASKPPHMRENLSNILYW; encoded by the exons ATGAAAGAGTTCAGCCACCAATGGAGCCAACTGAGTGGCCAAGCTCTGCTGGATGTCGCAGAGTGTATCGCAG AGCTCGTGGAGTGGGTTTATGCCAGGAGCCCTGAAGTCGTCCAGCGCTATGCCCTGCCCGTGCTCTGGTCCTTCCTGGACAACAAAGCGCTGCCTGTCCGCAGTGCCAACATCCGCACTGTGGCCACCAAGCTTGCCCTGGCCCTCTACGAGGCGATGGGCAACAAGCTGAAGAAATGTGCAGCCAGCAAGCCTCCACACATGCGGGAGAACCTCTCCAACATTTTGTACTGGTGA